The genomic region TTTCCACTCTGTTGTCCAAGCATTAGGGGACAGTTGTCCAGCTGCTCCATGTTCTTTGTGACTGTAACTTAGGTTCTTGAGGCCACCCATGAGCTACTGAACTGTAAGTGTACTGGGTGCCCTCCCATACGTATGACATCTTAGGTGGCATCCGAATTGAATTAAGGCGCCCCTGCTTGGGAACATCCCACATCGATTTGCCCTCCTCTGAAGCTGCTGGGGCTCAGCCTTCCCAAGGGTGGAGTGTGGGATCCGTGAGTCTTGCCCACATATCTATGGGGCTCTCTCCATCCACTCGTCCCTGTTGAGTGGGGCCAGCCAAGCGTCTGAGACCTACTGCCTGCTGCCCCGCCAGCCAGGCAATGGTCCCAGGAGACAAATGGGTCcacttctaaattatttttcaatccCCAAAGAGCCTTCATCgtccagtttttaaaatgcaagCCAAAATTAGATCATCAGAAGCCTAGCAAGGGTGGAGGATGGATGCCTTGACCTTTGGGACCTCTGATCCCTTCACAAGTCTTTTGTGATCACCTCTGGGGATTCAGTGGGGAATGAGATGGGGAGGATTCTCTCCTTCCCAGAGCTTCCAGTTTGATTTCCTAAAGCTCTGGACTTGGAACTGGGGGATACTAGTTGGTCACTCCTCCAGGGGTGTTGAAGGGActttttggaaaatgtattttgatataatttcaaactttttaaaaggttGCATGTGCCTCTCAAACAGATTCACTGGTTGTTTATATCTTGCCCTATTTGAGAGGAGGTTGGTGACTTCCTGCCCTTTAGCCCCCAGATACTTCAGTGTGTCTCTTAAGAGCAGGGACATCCTCTTCCATGACAGCAGCATAGTTGTCAACGTCAGGGAAGTGCACACGGTGACGCCAGCACCTAACCCACACGACACGGCTCAGTTTCACCCATCGTCCCGATCAGGTCCTTTCCTGGCTTACTTTTCTCCCGGGTTCAGGATCCAGTCGGGGTCCTTCATTGCGTTTAGCTGTCTCACCTCTTTAGTCTCTGTGAAGCCAAGACAGTCCCTCAGTCCTTCTTTGACCTTCTTGACCTTGACATTTCAGAACAGCCCACACCCGTCAGGCTTCACAGCATCTGCCCAGGGCCCCTTGGTGTCCATACTGTGGGCAGGGAATCGGGCTGCCCCCCATCCTGGGCTCACTCCGCTTCCCTCCTGCCCTTTCCAGCTGCAACTCTGAGGTCAAGTACGCCTCGGAGAAGCATTTCCAGGACAAGGTCTTCTATGCGCCCGTACCCACCGTCACGGCCTACAGCGAGACCATCGTGGCGGCGCCCAACTGCACGTGGCGCAACTACCGCAGCCAGCTGACCCTGGAGCCACGCCCGCGCGCCCTGCGCTTCCGCAGCACCACCATCATCTTCCCCAAGCACGCCAGGAGTACTTTCCGGACCaccctgcactgcagcctgggccggCCCAGCCGCTGGTTCACCGCCAGCgtgcagctgcagctgtgccaggaccctgcccccagcctcctgGGCCCTGCCACGCTCTGACGGGGCTGGGGCCGGCCCGGGGTGCTGGAGGAGCCGGGAGCCCTGGGGAGGAGCCAGGAGGATGGACACGATGAGCTCAGCCTGGCACTTGGGCACGAGGCAGGGAGGCTGCCGGACCAAGGACCCGTGTGGAAGGAGGCGGCTCCCGGCTGCCTGCCCTGACCTACAGGCTAGGTGGTGGTCTCCTTGTTTTGGTGTCAAGGACTCAGTGAAAGCATCTATTTTTTAAGCACTTACGCTGGCAAGGCAGTAGGGGCACGCACTGTTAGGTGGTGGCCACCTCCAGGGTCGGGGAGAAGAATGGGTCCATAGCGTGCCCTTGAAGCGGAGAACAGCCCCGAGCAGTGTGAGGACAGAGGCATCCCAGCCTCAGCCGGTGGAGACGGCTGCCACTCCCCCAGAGCCCTGCCACCCCATGTGTCCCAGGCTGGTAGCCAAGGCCATGTGTGAGGGAAGAGGGGTGCCTCTCTTCCCTGCTGCTGGCCTGGGGTGTTTCCAAAACAGCCTTTTCGCACACATGCAGGTTGCACCGAGAGGTCTGGAGCTGTGGCTGAGCCACCTCTGATGGCTGTTGAGCCAGGAGGTTGGGCAAAGGCCGGATGCTGATGCCAGGGCTGGAGTTGGTTATACTGGGGGCGGGGAAGGCCTAGAAATACTTTGAGCCATGGCCTTGCCAGTGTCCCGTGCCCTCCAGTGTCGAAGATTTGGGGCACTGCCCGTCAAAATGGAAAGGTTGGTGCTCAGCCTTTGGAGCCTCACCTGCAAGGGGTCCCCAGCTAACACCCATCCATGCACCGCCTCCAGGACTAGAACCCTTGATGTCAAAACCAAGTGCCCAGCGGAGGCGGTGAAGCTCTCGGAAATGCTGCCACCTGTGTGAGGCCGGGTCTGAACTCGAGGGAGTCGGAGCTCAGCTGTCAGTTTAAAGAGACACTGAGGGGACCGGGCTGCCGCCCTCAGCCTTCGTTCCTGTGTCCAATCGATTCCGCAATGACAACACCTTACTCCTTCCTGCGGCAGGCTCACCCCTGCCCGTGGGATGTTGTGAGAGGAACATGAGCCAGACGAAGACTTGGCTCAGGGCTCCCTGGAACAAGCCAGGATGCACGGGATGCTGGGGGAGCCCCCAGCTTGGGGCAGCCCAGCAGGCCACTGAACAAACACCCCAGAAGCCGGCACTGTGGCAGGGTGCTGAGGAGATGCCCCTCTGAGCCTTCCTCCCCCCTCAGACCTGAATGCACCCCGCAGTTGGGGGCTGCCCCTGCCACTCCCCTGGTAACCCGtaaaaggggaggggaaggttCCCTGGGGCTTGAGCTCCCTCTGTGGAGGTGAGGAGGGGAGATTCCGTTCACACCCAGGAGGGGCAAAATGATTGATGTATTTCTATGTATCTACACAGAGAGTGCATTTTCTCTCCAGAGATGCTTTCTGGTTAACAAAGGAATAACTTAAGAAATTGATTGATTATCTTAATAAACTGTGCAAACCCAACGGGACTTCCTTTTCTGTCTGTGAGACCCTCGGCTCCCgctggggttggggaaggggaagATGGGTCTCCAGGCCCCTTTTCCTGTGTGGCCATCACTTTTTTTCCACTCGGAGCTTGTGCCCTAAGGAGCCGGCCTCGGCCCTGATCAAACGAACAAAGAAGGACTTAGCCCCTACCCCTGTAGACAGCCTCAGGGTACACCAGCTCCACCCAAGAGCTAGTTAATAAATGCAGAGGCCCGGGACCTACCTAGGGACTTAGATCTGGGGGGCAGTTCCTTGGATGGGCCCGGGCATCTGCACTTTTGATGGCGTGCATGTCTGCAGCTCCATATCCTGGTCACCAGGTCTGGCAAGCCCCTCAACCCACAGCATCCCTGGAGAAGAGCCCTGGCTGCCACTGTGGAGCAGGCGGCTGGGACGCACCTTACAATCTGTTTCTCTCCATCTCGCCCTTGGAGAGGCCCATGGGGCTCCATGGAGATCGTGAGTACGTTAAAGGGGACACTCGGCAGCCAGGGGACAGTGAGTCAGACTGGAAAACCAGACTAGAATTTGCTCTGAAGCTCTGGAATTGGTGGGGGCAGGGGATACGGGAGTGTCTTTTGCCACAGAGACTGCCGGGGACAGGTCTTCCGAGGGGATGTGTCACAAGATTGCCATGGTCAGGACTGGTGGTAGCCTCTCGAGGTCCACACCCTGGTCTGGCAGTGGTTAAGCTAACCCTAGTGGGAATGTTATGCGTGCTAATTCGGAGCACTCATTGGATTCCAGGCTCTGTAGGAAACATTGCATATGAAAAGTTGCATGCCATCCCTACCCGCTGACATGGATGCGACTGCATCTCCATTTCAGAGGAGAaagtaaggcacagagaggttaagtcatttGCCCATGCTGGTAGGACGCAGCTAgtaggaggcagagccaggatctgAACCCAAGATCCAGGACACTCTAAACCACCGGCTGCCTGCTTTGATGGAGGACGGCCCCTAACAGGGAAGGGGGGATGGAGGCCAGAGAGGCTGAGTCCAACACAGGTTCACATCAACTCGAGGACGAATCTTGAGGCTTCCACTGGTCTACACGGACAGAAGCGTGCCTCAAGACCCGAGCCCTGCTTTACCCATGGGATTCCCTACAGATGCCTGCTGGGGGTGGCATTCTTTGCACCTTCCTTAATCCATGCAAATTCAACTCCACAAGCCTGATTTTCAGTCACAACCTTGATCTCTCACCATCTCGAAGGGAAAATGGATAAGGCTTTCCGACACTCGCAATTATAGTGCCAATGAATTCAACAAACACGGAGGTTCCCCTGGGATCGGGCTTGCGCTGGCGCTCAGGTGGAGTCAGTTGAAATTGTCAGATCTGCACGGCCCGCCGGACTCTTCCTGTCCCGTCCCGTTCCTCACTCCCCTTTCACAGGCATTGCCCTGCAAAACCTCTTACCCTCCTAACTCCATCTCAGCCCGTTTCCTGGAGAACCCAGAGAACATGCCCGCCTCTGAGAGCCTACAATTTGTGGACCTCCTGCGGTGGCCCTACCACACAAATGGTTTTTGCCTTTGCTGATGATGCTGGAGGCCCAGCCTGCCTACTGGTCATGCAGGGGCCCAGGAAAGCCCAGCCAGGCACAAGGCAGAAGGAGAGGGCAAGGGCAACCGCTCTAAGGCCCCCAAGTGCACATGCTTTTCCCTTAAAGCAGCTCATCTGTCCTAGGGGAACCCAGCAGACCTGGAGACAGGCAGAAACAGGCACCGGTTCTGTCTGATCCTAGCCCTTGGGGACTTCCATCCCTGAAACAGACTGGCTGCTGTCCTCAACTGCCCAGCCTTCGCGTGCTGCTGGCTATAGCGCCTTTCCCCATTTCCCCCCAGCCCAGGCACACCAGATGTGCAAGATTCAATGTGCCATGCAAGACCCCAGTGATGCCCTCAGAGGGGCAACTGTCACCCACCAGGCCCTGGGGAGGGGAAACTGACACAGGATGGGCTCCGTCGCTGGAAAAGGAACAGGTCACTTCACTTCCCTAAGCATCTGCAAAATGAGCGGAAGGTCTCTACCTCCCAGACCTAAAATCAGATTTGGCAGCCCCCTTCCTTGCCCTGCACACAGTGCTCTTTCCCCGCAAGTCCACTGAACTTGACAATGGTCCCATCTCTTCCTTGCCAGAATGGGAATGAAAACCAGGGCCTGCGTAGCAcccacactgtgcctggccctgccgGGAGCATGTCATGTATTTAATCTGTTTCATCTTCACAATGGCCCTGCAAGGGGTGAGGAGAATCCTGCGAAGGAAGCGTGTGTCCCCGGCCTCTCTCCAGAGGAAGTGTCCGTGTGAGGACAGCTGGTGGCTTGCAGACCGCTGAGCCCTCTCGGCTTTCTGGAGAATCTGTAAACGACTGGATTTTCTTTGATGTCCCTCTTTAGCCTCTCAAGGACAGAATGGCCGGAGAACCCTTCCACAAGCGCCAGCTCCCCAGATTTGCAAATGAGCCATTGCTGCCGACACCTGCagcttctcctccctccccacttctgCCTTTGTCCCTTGCCTCTGGCCACTATCTGATTCCCATACAGGTGAGCAAACAGCGGCTatgtaaaaaaacaaaccaaccaaccaaccaaaccaaaaaaacccaatagCTTTTAGGAAGCAGTCACTCCCTATAGCAATATCACCGCCCCATTCAACAGACACAGAAACTGAGCCGTGATGGGGTCGAATGACGGGTCCAGGACCAGGCAGCTGGCTGTGACACGCTGCCCTTACATCGTGCTGATCCCCGAGCCCCCTGCCCCCTCATGCCATGGTGTCCGTCCCCGACCCCCTCCCCAGGGCGAGGTGGCTGTGTCCTGGCCTCTCCACTGTGCCAGCCCCTTGTCCTGGTCCTACACTGGCCTCCCAGGTCTAATTCTCCCTCACAATCCATCAGCACCCTTGCGAGACAAAACTGCCCTGATTTCAGCAAACTGGCAAGTTACCTTATTAAGCAACGGCTCACCACCCCAGACACGCCTGGGCCCCCACAGGGACTCATGTCCAGCCCATGGTGGTGGGCTCCCAAGGGTCCTTGGTTGGGCCTCACCTCCCAGCCTTTGCCCACACAGGTTTGCTCCTCTCAGCCTATTCCCTTCCCTAGACCCGCCTCCTTCAGGAAGCCACCCTGACTGCTCCAGTTTATCTGTGTCATCCCAGGAAAGCTTGTCCAGAGGCAACCCCAGGGTCTTTGGGACCAGTCCTTTGCTGCCCTGTGGGGCAGCAGCTCTTGGGGCTGGTGGCCAGGTCTCCTTCTACAGAGACTTTGGTGCACTTACTGGAGACCTCCTGATCAGATGGAAGCGAAGGAGCCAGGTTCCAGGTGAAGGCCTAGCTCCAACCTTGGGCACCGCCCCTGCCATCATAGTGAGGGTCGCCAACCACCCCCACCAGAAACCCCTGGGCTGCTTGTTgaaaacacagattcctgggccccaccctggACCTAGAGCAACAGACTGTCTAGGTggacccaggaatctgcatttaacCAACTTCCCGATGTCCTAAGACATGGTGACATTTGCCACCAACTGTCCTTTACAGAGCtctttctagctttcttttgAGAACTAGACACTCACAGTGTCACTTCACAACACACTTGCCAGGAAGGTTCAGAGCCAAAGGCAGGGTCAGGAGGGGAACGACAAGAGCTCTGCCCCTCTAGGGTTCTGTCGGGTTTGAGACAAGGATTGCACCGTGTTACCAGAGACCCAGAGGGGAGACAAGATAGGCCAGGGCAGTGTGCTCTTCAAGGGAGTAATGCCCCAGCTGGGTTTTGAAGTGTGTACAGGGGTTTTCCAGGGAGACGGGGGTCAGGGGAACAGCATGagtcttcattttaaagaagTAGCAGTGAAAAAGCCACACAAGACAGGGGTGGGATGACATCTTTGGGGGCAGGTGGGATGACCTCTTTCTTTAGGGGTAGGTGGGATGACCTCTTTAGGGGTAGGTGGGATGACCTCTTTCTTTAGGGGTAGGTGGGATGACCTCTTTCTTTAGGGGTAGGTGGGATGACCTCTTTCTTTAGGGGTAGGTGGGATGACCTCTTTAGGGGTAGGTGGGATGACCTCTTTCTTTAGGGGTAGGTGGAATGACCTCTTTAGGGGTAGGTGGGATGACCTCTTTCTTTAGGGGTAGGTGGGATGACCTCTTTCTTTAGGGGTAGGTGGGATGACCTCTTTCTTTAGGGGTAGGTGGGATGACCTCTTTCTTTAGGGGTAGGTGGGATGACCTCTTTCTTTAGGGGTAGGTGGGATGACCTCTTTCTTTAGGGGTAAGTGGGATGACCTCTTTAGGGGTAGGTGGGATGACCTCTTTCTTTAGGGGTAGGTGGGATGACCTCTTTCTTTAGGGGTAAGTGGGATGACCTCTTTAGGGGTAGGTGAGATGACCTGTTTCTTTAGGGGTAGGTGGGATGACCTCTTTCTTTAGGGGTAGGTGGGATGACCACTTTAGGGGTAGGTGGGATGACCTCTTTCTTTGGGGGTAGGTGGGATGACCTCTTTCTTTAGGGGTAGGTGGGATGA from Pongo pygmaeus isolate AG05252 chromosome 10, NHGRI_mPonPyg2-v2.0_pri, whole genome shotgun sequence harbors:
- the RFLNA gene encoding refilin-A isoform X1 — its product is MVGHLHLQGMEDSLKEQGREGLLDSPDSGLPPSPSPSPPFYSLAPGILDARAGGAGASSEPPGPSEARAPPSQLPNPPVSEMRPRMLPVFFGESIKVNPEPTHEIRCNSEVKYASEKHFQDKVFYAPVPTVTAYSETIVAAPNCTWRNYRSQLTLEPRPRALRFRSTTIIFPKHARSTFRTTLHCSLGRPSRWFTASVQLQLCQDPAPSLLGPATL
- the RFLNA gene encoding refilin-A isoform X2; protein product: MDLLVLTTEGQFQPPSQLPNPPVSEMRPRMLPVFFGESIKVNPEPTHEIRCNSEVKYASEKHFQDKVFYAPVPTVTAYSETIVAAPNCTWRNYRSQLTLEPRPRALRFRSTTIIFPKHARSTFRTTLHCSLGRPSRWFTASVQLQLCQDPAPSLLGPATL
- the RFLNA gene encoding refilin-A isoform X3 — translated: MRPRMLPVFFGESIKVNPEPTHEIRCNSEVKYASEKHFQDKVFYAPVPTVTAYSETIVAAPNCTWRNYRSQLTLEPRPRALRFRSTTIIFPKHARSTFRTTLHCSLGRPSRWFTASVQLQLCQDPAPSLLGPATL